The DNA region CGCGTCAAGTCGAATGCGGACAAGAAGCTCGCGCTGATCCTCGCGAACTATCCGATGAGCGAAGGGCGTATCGGTAATGGCGTCGGGCTCGATACGCCAGCCTCCGTCGTGAACATTCTGAAGATGCTGCGCGACGAAGGGTATCGCATCGACGACGTGCCTTCGAGCGGCGGCGCGTTGATGAACGCCTTGACGCAAGGCGTGACCAACGATCCCGTCGTCCGCGATCTGCGGCCCGCTTTGCAAAGCCTTGCGTTGAGCGATTACATGCAACAGTTCGCGCGCTTGCCGCAGTCTCTGCGCGACGCGTTGAACGCGAAGTGGGGCGCGCCTGAGCAAGATCCTACTGTGCGGCGCGGTCGCTTCATGATTGCGGGCTGGCGATGCGGGCACGTGTTCATCGGCATCCAGCCGCCGCGTTCGCGAGAGCAGAACGACTACGCGAGCTATCACGACGCCGAACTGGTGCCGCCGCACGCGTATCTTGCGTTCTATTTCTGGCTGCGTTATCAGTTCAATATCGATGCCGTCGTGCATGTCGGCAAGCACGGCAATCTCGAATGGTTGCCGGGCAAGAGCGTCGCGCTGAGCGATGCGTGCTGGCCCGATGCGATACTCGGGCCGCTGCCGCATCTGTATCCGTTTATCGTCAACGATCCGGGCGAAGGCAGCCAGGCGAAGCGGCGTACACAAGCCGTGATCGTCGATCATCTGATGCCGCCGCTGACGCGCGCGGAGAACTACGGGCCGTTGCAGGATCTCGAACGCCAGGTCGACGAATACTATGACGCGTTGATGGTCGATCCGCGCCGCGCGAAGCTGTTGCGGCGGACTATCCTCGACACGATCGTCAAGCATCGGCTCCATGAAGAGTTGAGTCTCGAAGCGCCGAGCGATGCCGACGCGGAAGACTCGTTGCTGACGCGTGTCGATGCATGGCTATGTGAGCTGAAGGAAGCGCAGATTCGTGACGGCCTGCACACCTTCGGGCAGTCGCCTGAAGGTATCCAGCGGCGCGACACGTTGCTCGCGCTCGGGCGCTTTCCCGTAGGCGATGGGCAGGGTGCGAAGGCGGGCATTATCGACGCGCTGGCGCGCGATCTGAATGTGGATCATCTGTTCGATCCGTTGTCGGCGGATTGGTCGGCGGTGTGGGATGGCCCACGTCCTGTGCTGCTGCAACGGGTCAGCGACGCACCTTGGCGACACAACGGCGACACGCGCGAACGGCTCGAACTGCTCGCAGCTTCGTTGCTCGACGACATGTGCGCAATGTCGCCTGACGCGCTCGCAACCATAAAAGAACTGCCGCAAGCCGCGCGTGTGCTCGAACGCCTGCGCGACGATATCCTGCCGCGTCTGGACGCATGCGGTCCGCACGAACTGATGCACCTGAAGCGCGGACTCGAAGGGCGTTTCGTGCCGCCGGGCCCGAGCGGCTCGCCGTCGCGCGGGCGTCCCGACGTGCTGCCCACGGGCCGCAACTTCTATTCCGTCGATACCCGCGCCATTCCGACCCAAGCCGCGTGGTCGCTGGGACTCAAGTCCGCGCAGACGCTGATCGAACGGCACGTGCAGGAGCATGGCGACTATCCGCGCGCGATCGGTCTTTCCGTGTGGGGCACGGCGACGATGCGCACGGGCGGCGACGATATCGCGCAGGCGCTCGCGCTGCTAGGCGTGCGGCCGAAGTGGGCGCCGGGCAGTCATCGCGTGACGGACTTCGAGATCATGCCGATTGCGGCGTTCGATCGTCCGCGTATCGACGTCACGTTGCGGGTGTCGGGGTTCTTCCGTGACGCGTTTGCGAACGTGATGCATCTGTTCGATGCCGCCGTGCAAGCCGTTGCCGAACTCGACGAGCCCCAGGACGTGAACCCGATTCGCGCGCGCGTGCTGCGCGAGCGCGATGCGTGGATCGCGCGCGGCGTCGCGCCCGACGAAGCCCGCCGGCGCGCGGGCTTTCGCGTGTTCAGCGCGCGTCCGGGTGCCTATGGCGCGGGCTTGCAGCAGATGATCGACACGCAGCAATGGCAAACGGATGCCGATCTCGCGGACGCGTATCTGTCGTGGGGCGGTTATGCGTACACGCAGAAAAGCGCCGGCGAAGAGGCGCGGCACGCATTTGGCACGCGTCTCGCGGCCATGGATGTCGTATTGCAGAACCAGGACAACCGCGAGCACGACCTGCTCGATTCGAACGATTACTACCAGTTTCAAGGCGGCATGACGGCGGCCGTGCGGCATCTCGCGGGCAGTCAGCCGCATGTGTATCACGCCGACCACAGCAACCCCGATGCGCCGCGCGTTCGTACGCTGCATGAAGAAATTGCGCGCGTGATCCGTTCGCGGGTGGTGAATCCCAAGTGGCTGGATGGCGTGAAGCGTCACGGATACAAAGGCGCGGCGGAGATCGCTGCAACCGTCGACTATCTGTACGGCTACGACGCGACGGCGCGCGTGGTCGCCGATCATCAATACGCGCTCGTCGCGGATGCGTATCTGAACGACGCCGATACGCGCGAGTTCATGCGCGAGCACAATCCGTATGCGCTGCATGGCGTCTGCGAGCGCTTGCTCGAAGCGATGCAGCGTGGACTATGGCAACAGCCGGGCGAGTATCGCGCGCAGGTCGAACAGCATCTGCTGGATAGCGAACAGCACATCGAAGGATCACGATCATGAGTGAAGCCAGCGCGCGGCGTGCGGCGTTTCCGTTTTCTGCGCTGATCGGTCAGGCGCCGCTTCAGCAGGCGCTGCTGCTGGCGGCCGTCGATCCCGGCATCGGCGGCGTGCTGGTCAGCGGTCCGCGCGGGACGGCGAAATCGACGGCGGCGCGCGCGCTGGCCGAGTTGTTGCCCGAAGGCCAGTTCGTGACGCTGCCGCTCGGCGCGAGCGAGGACCGTCTGATCGGCACGCTCGATATCGAATCGGCGTTGCGCGATGCGTCGGTGCGTTTTTCGCCGGGATTGCTCGCGAAGGCGCATCGCGGCGTGCTGTATGTCGATGAAGTGAACCTGCTGCCCGATGGGCTCGTCGACGCGCTGCTCGATGCGGCAGCGAGCGGCGTGAACACGGTCGAGCGCGATGGCGTCTCGCATACGCATGATGCGAGTTTCGTGCTGATCGGCACGATGAATCCGGAAGAGGGTGAGCTGCGTCCGCAACTGACGGACCGCTTCGGTTTGATGGTCGAACTGGCGAACTGTTACGAAGCGCAGACGCGTCAGGCCATCGTCAAGGCGCGGCTTGCGTTCGATCTCGATCCGGTTGCATTTCGTGCGTCACGTGCGGCGGAGCAGGATGCGTATGTCGCGCGGCTTCGGAATGCACGGGCCGCGTTGCCGAGCCTTTCGTTCGACGATGAAGTGCATGCGCATGTCAGTGCGCTGTGCATTGCAGCTGGTGTGGACGGACTACGCGCCGATCTCGTGATGCTGCGCGCGGCGCGTGCACTGGCCGCGCTCGAACAGGCCGATGCTGTGACGGTTGCGCATGTCGACCGGGTGTCTGAGTCGGTGTTGGTGCATCGGCGCCGTCTGCAAGACGATGCTGAGCAGCCGGAGGGGGTGTCTTCCGCGTCTTCCGCTTCATCTCACGAAGCTACCTCGACCGATAGCGCGAGTACTTCGTCAGAAACCGACTACGGCTACCTTCCGCCTGAACCGACAGGTATCACGCGCGTGAAAGGCGTCATTCCCCTCAACGCAAAAAAACGCTGAGCCATCGAAAGAGCGCGGCCGCGCGCGCGATGCGCAGCGGTTTTCGATGGCGGCAAGGCGCTGGCGATGCGACGCGAGGCGGTTCGGCCGGCGCGCGACGCATTGCATGGCCACGCACGCTCGCGGCGAAGCGCAATGCTTCGTTACAGCCCGAACACCTACGGTTCGTGCACGAAGAGGCACGCGGCGGCGTGCTGCATTGCTTCGTCCTTGATTGCTCCCATTCGATGCTGGCGGGTCAACGGTTGGCGCTCGCCAAAGGACTGCTCGTCGCGCTGTTCGATCAGGCGCGCGCGACTCGCGCGGAGGTTGCGCTGGTGTGTTTTGGCGGCGTTGGGGCGGAGGTGCGCTTCGGTCCTGCCGTGCCGCGCTGGTGGAACGAGCGGTGGCTCGCGACTGTAGGTGGCGGTGGCGGCACGCCTTTCGTGCTGGGTATCGAAACGGCGTCTGCGCTGCTCGAACGGGCGGCGCGCAAGCATCCGGCACAGCAACGCTGTCTATGGATTTTCTCGGATGGCCGCAGCAGCGGTTCGCCCATGCGCCCAGCGGCGGCCGACCGTGTCCAGTTCGTCGACTTCGAGCATGACAGCGGGGTGCGCACCGGGCGCTGCGCGCGGCTTGCCGACGCGTGGGGCGGCGAGTGCATCAGCCCGCACGAGTTGCTCAGCTAGACATGCGGCGCCGCCGTGCGTCGGCATTGCCGGTTTTAACCATTCCCAATTTGCCAATCTGAAGCTTGCCTGAGAGCGGTCCGATTTGACCGCCTGGACAACGCGATCGCCTCGCAGCACTTATTTCACGCCTGATATTTCACTGTTGGATGGCTGTTAAATGATGTCATTAGTAATCCAGATTACTAAAGTCGACATCGTACGATTTTTGAAGGATAGCGCCTACATCAAATGGAGATTTGTAGGGATGTATGTAGGCTTTCTTCGATATTTGATTTCGAACGTTCCTATTGGGATTGATCCTATTTCCGTCGATTAGTCGTCTCCCATACCGTTCGTCACCGGCGAATTGACTGTCTTCAATTGATCTGAAATTCAATCAGTTGGTCGCGCAATTCCCGTTTGTTGCACGACTAAGCACCGTGGATTTTTCCTTTGTCGTCACCGGGTGACGGCAAACGGAGAATCCTCGTCCGATGCAATGAGTGCTTCGCTGTGAAGGCCACACGGTTGTAGACGGGTGTATGGGAAATATCTTTAATAAAATAAGGATGACGAATGAATAAGGTGTACCGGTCAGTATGGAATGAGTCGACGCAAACATGGGTTGCTGCTCACGAGAATGCGACTGCGACGACAAAGGGCGGCTCGAAAAGGGATGGCGCTGCCGAACTGCCGCGGTCGTTCCGGGTAGGGGTTGTTGCGGGAGCCTGTCTCTCGGCATTTTCGCTATCCGCTTCTGCGAGTGTCCTGTGTCTCAGCGATCAGGTTGGGATACGGACCTACGGAGCGGCGTCGTCGAGTTGGACCGGTTGCGGAAGCTGGGTTACGGGTCTCAGCGGTACCTATGCCGTGCTTGACTCCGGACAGACAACGGGCGCGCAATCGTCGTCGGCACTGGTGTTGACGTCGGGGAAAGCAACGTTCTATCTCAATAATAGCAAGCAGACGACATCGAACGTGATGACGGCTACGGCGTCGAACGGCAACGTGCTGCTCACCGGCCTGGATCGCGGCGCAGTTACGTCGGGCAGCCTGGACGCGATCAATGGTTCGCAGCTGTACGCGACCAATCAGAATGTGTCCAACCTCAGCAATGTCGTCAATAACATTGGGGGCGCCAACGGCGTCAAGTATTTCCACGCCAATTCGACGCAGACCGATTCTTTGGCATCGGGCACGGAGAGTATTGCCGTGGGCGTAGCGGCCGTATCTTCGGGTGCCGCGTCGATTGCACAGGGCGCCATGGCGAGCGCATCGGGCAATAATTCGGTCGCGCTCGGCACAGGCGCGAGCGCGACGGGTTCGAACTCGGTTGCGCTGGGATCGAACTCCGTCGCGAGATCGTCCACGCTTGGATCGGCGGGCTTCAACGCTGGCAGCGCCGCTTTGTCCGCGGCAACCGCGAGCGGCGAACTGTCGATCGGCGGCGTGGGAACGGAGCGCCGGATCACCAACGTGGCGGCAGGCTATAGCGCGACGGATGCGGTGAACGTCAGCCAGCTGATGTCGGAAAACGCGAAGGTCAACCAGATGGGCGCGAACACTGCCGCAGCAATGGGCGGCAATTCGAGCTTCAATTCGACGACGGGCGCGATCACGAATCCGACGTACGTCGTCGCCAAGGGCACATATAACAGCGTCGGCGCGGCGCTGACGGCGCTCGACAATTCGAAGGGCGGAGATAACCCCCTTGCCGTCGCCTACGACGATACGTCGAAGAACCAGATC from Paraburkholderia caribensis includes:
- a CDS encoding vWA domain-containing protein; this translates as MRSGFRWRQGAGDATRGGSAGARRIAWPRTLAAKRNASLQPEHLRFVHEEARGGVLHCFVLDCSHSMLAGQRLALAKGLLVALFDQARATRAEVALVCFGGVGAEVRFGPAVPRWWNERWLATVGGGGGTPFVLGIETASALLERAARKHPAQQRCLWIFSDGRSSGSPMRPAAADRVQFVDFEHDSGVRTGRCARLADAWGGECISPHELLS
- a CDS encoding ATP-binding protein; this encodes MSEASARRAAFPFSALIGQAPLQQALLLAAVDPGIGGVLVSGPRGTAKSTAARALAELLPEGQFVTLPLGASEDRLIGTLDIESALRDASVRFSPGLLAKAHRGVLYVDEVNLLPDGLVDALLDAAASGVNTVERDGVSHTHDASFVLIGTMNPEEGELRPQLTDRFGLMVELANCYEAQTRQAIVKARLAFDLDPVAFRASRAAEQDAYVARLRNARAALPSLSFDDEVHAHVSALCIAAGVDGLRADLVMLRAARALAALEQADAVTVAHVDRVSESVLVHRRRLQDDAEQPEGVSSASSASSHEATSTDSASTSSETDYGYLPPEPTGITRVKGVIPLNAKKR
- the cobN gene encoding cobaltochelatase subunit CobN; translation: MHLLRTVPGGFVDDTKGVIRIDQKPADIVILSSADTTLSLLASVVPRLGDGFPSVRLANVTYLRQPASVDFYLDDVLQHARVVVVDHLGGEAYWPYGIEQVVALAQRRQQTLAMFSGDLQEDPNLLARSTADADLCHQLWRYLREGGAHNAESFLRCIAWRGFGWGKEPAPPSPLPAAALYHPARDIATIEDWQARWKPDAPVVAILFYKAHLQAANTAVFDALIDALEARGMNPLPVAITSLKDTISRDVVQQLAAQHRIALVLNTTAFAASAIDDPEPLALAGDAPVMQVILSGGNREDWVNDNHGLNSRDIAMHVALPEVDGRIITRAISFKGLAYRCPHTEVDVVRYQPDHERVEFVAELSERWCRLRVKSNADKKLALILANYPMSEGRIGNGVGLDTPASVVNILKMLRDEGYRIDDVPSSGGALMNALTQGVTNDPVVRDLRPALQSLALSDYMQQFARLPQSLRDALNAKWGAPEQDPTVRRGRFMIAGWRCGHVFIGIQPPRSREQNDYASYHDAELVPPHAYLAFYFWLRYQFNIDAVVHVGKHGNLEWLPGKSVALSDACWPDAILGPLPHLYPFIVNDPGEGSQAKRRTQAVIVDHLMPPLTRAENYGPLQDLERQVDEYYDALMVDPRRAKLLRRTILDTIVKHRLHEELSLEAPSDADAEDSLLTRVDAWLCELKEAQIRDGLHTFGQSPEGIQRRDTLLALGRFPVGDGQGAKAGIIDALARDLNVDHLFDPLSADWSAVWDGPRPVLLQRVSDAPWRHNGDTRERLELLAASLLDDMCAMSPDALATIKELPQAARVLERLRDDILPRLDACGPHELMHLKRGLEGRFVPPGPSGSPSRGRPDVLPTGRNFYSVDTRAIPTQAAWSLGLKSAQTLIERHVQEHGDYPRAIGLSVWGTATMRTGGDDIAQALALLGVRPKWAPGSHRVTDFEIMPIAAFDRPRIDVTLRVSGFFRDAFANVMHLFDAAVQAVAELDEPQDVNPIRARVLRERDAWIARGVAPDEARRRAGFRVFSARPGAYGAGLQQMIDTQQWQTDADLADAYLSWGGYAYTQKSAGEEARHAFGTRLAAMDVVLQNQDNREHDLLDSNDYYQFQGGMTAAVRHLAGSQPHVYHADHSNPDAPRVRTLHEEIARVIRSRVVNPKWLDGVKRHGYKGAAEIAATVDYLYGYDATARVVADHQYALVADAYLNDADTREFMREHNPYALHGVCERLLEAMQRGLWQQPGEYRAQVEQHLLDSEQHIEGSRS